The following proteins are encoded in a genomic region of Mycobacterium kiyosense:
- the pks5 gene encoding mycocerosic acid synthase-like polyketide synthase, which translates to MACRLPGGIESPDQLWEALLRGDDFVTEVPLDRWDIDQYYDPEPGVPGRSHCKWGSFLDNIGDFDPEFFGVSEKEATAMDPQHRMLLETSWEAMEHAGLTPRQMVDSATGVFIGLNHGDYQFVQAETGVLEGPYGNTGTNSCMASGRVSYALGLRGPSVTVDTACSSGLFAAHMAFRSLNDGESDLAFAGGVYAMLEPRRFASGSANGMLSRSGRCHAFDVEADGFVSGEGAVVLLLKRLPDALRDGDRVLAVMRGTAANQDGHTVNIVTPSADAQEIVYRAALAAAEVDPTTIGMVEAHGTGTPVGDPIEFASLAAVYGTDAPCALGSVKTNFGHLQSAAGALGLMKAVLAVQHGVVPKNLHFNEMPANIAEISSNLFVPQDVTPWPSEGAPRRAAVSSYGMSGTNVHAILEEAPAPAPVDTQAQAPVADGALIFPLSASSEEALRKTAGRLADWVDAQGDDLSIKDLAYTLARRRGHRAVRTAVLAETRDELAAALREVATGEVPYPPAVGLDDKGPVWVFSGQGSQWAEMGKDLLAHEPVFAAKIAEIEPLIAAESGFSITEAMTAPEKVTGIDRVQPTLFAMQVALAATMKAYGVSPGAVIGHSLGESAAAVVAGALSLEDGVKVICRRSKLMTRISGAGAMASVELPAQQVLSELMANGITDTVVAVVASPQSTVIGGATQTVRDLVAAWEERDVMAREVAVDVASHSPQVDPILDDLTEALADITPLEPEVPYYSATSFDPREEPYCDAYYWADNLRHTVRFAAAVHAALEDGFRVFTELAPHPLLTHAVDQTARNIEMAATALAAMRREQPLPHGLRGLVGDLYSAGAAVDFAVLYPEGNLVDATLPAWNHRRLMLLESTDRLAHTHAVAVHPLLGSHVRLPEEPERHVWQSDIGTGALPWLADHQVRGAAALPGAAYCEMALTAARTVLGEAAEVRDVRFEQLLLLDEETPIGAAATVESPGTAEFTVETSQAGERSRRASAVLHALSEAELEADQPAAYDIEALLARLPNPIDGDDLRLEADLRGIQFGPAFCGLATAHTSEAEPVLLAEVGLPSSIRSQQGDYAIHPALLDACFQSVAAHPGARNVANGGLLLPLGVDRIRSFGPARNAHYCHTTVTSSGSGANELVADIDVLDDNGTVLVAVRGLLMGTGFSQGDERDRLLSDRLLAIEWQGRELPDETVTDPGNWLLISTSEAADMMATQLTDALKMHDALSTTMSWPLHGDHEAEAQRLREQFNSAAFSGVVVLTERQSGTDEESIVRGADYVKLAVRIARELPEIVGQSPRLYVMTRNAQTVLAGDRPNLEQGGLRGLLRVIGAEHPHLKVSYIDVDDTTGAEQVARQLLLATDEDETAWRDDQWYTARLYPSPLRPEERHTTVVEHREQGMRLHVRTPGDLQTLEFTAFDRVPPGPNEIEVAVSASSINFADVLAAYGRCPTFDGKQPPLGLDFAGVVTAVGPDVTDHKVGDHVGGLSPDGCWSTFVTCDAGLATTLPAGLTDAQAAAVTTASATAWYGLVELARIRAGDKVLIHSGTGGVGQAAIAIARSVDAEIYATAGSEKRRQILRDMGIEHVYDSRSTEFADQIRRDTDGYGVDIVLNSVTGAAQLAGIKLLAMGGRFVEIGKLDIYQDTKVGLFPFRQNLAFFGVDLALMSRTHPAQVRGLLNTVYEQTAKGVLPVPEATHYPLAEAATAIRVMGAAEHTGKLILDVPQSGRSSVILPPEQAQAFRGDGSYIITGGLGGLGLFLAEKMASAGAGRIVLSSRSQPNRKALETIELIRSMGADVVVECGDIAAAGTAQRLVSAATATGLPLRGVLHGAAVVEDATLPNITDELIERDWAPKVHGLWHLHEATKDTDLDWFCSFSSAAAMAGSPGQGAYAAANSWMDAFTLWRRAEGLPATSIAWGAWAEIGRGTDFAENSGDAIEPEEGAYAFEALLRHNRAYTGYAPVIGSAWLTAFAQRSPFAEAFKSAGKGRSGGSKFLAELADLEQDEWPTRLRRMISEQVGLLLRRAVDVDRPLSEFGLDSLGNLELRTHIESELKIRVTTTDITTIRGLADHLYNQLTSKGDAATHL; encoded by the coding sequence ATGGCATGCCGACTGCCGGGGGGCATCGAATCACCTGATCAGCTGTGGGAAGCGTTGTTGCGGGGTGACGATTTCGTCACCGAAGTTCCGCTGGACCGCTGGGACATCGACCAGTACTACGACCCCGAACCCGGGGTTCCCGGCCGCTCGCACTGCAAGTGGGGGTCCTTCCTGGACAACATCGGCGACTTCGACCCGGAGTTCTTCGGCGTCTCCGAAAAAGAAGCGACCGCCATGGACCCGCAGCACCGGATGCTGCTGGAGACTTCCTGGGAGGCGATGGAGCACGCCGGCCTGACCCCACGGCAGATGGTCGACTCGGCCACCGGGGTTTTCATCGGCCTCAACCACGGCGACTACCAGTTCGTGCAGGCCGAAACCGGCGTCCTGGAAGGCCCTTACGGCAACACCGGCACCAACTCCTGCATGGCCTCGGGTCGGGTCTCCTACGCCCTGGGCTTGCGTGGGCCGTCGGTCACCGTGGACACCGCGTGCTCCTCCGGTCTGTTTGCTGCGCACATGGCCTTCCGCAGCCTCAACGACGGCGAGAGTGATCTGGCGTTCGCCGGCGGCGTCTACGCGATGCTCGAACCCCGCCGCTTCGCCTCGGGCTCGGCCAACGGCATGCTGTCGCGCAGCGGGCGCTGCCACGCCTTCGACGTCGAGGCCGACGGCTTCGTCTCCGGCGAGGGCGCGGTCGTGCTGCTGCTCAAGCGTCTGCCCGACGCGCTGCGCGACGGCGACCGGGTGCTGGCGGTGATGCGGGGCACCGCCGCCAACCAGGACGGCCACACCGTCAACATCGTCACCCCGTCCGCCGACGCGCAGGAGATTGTGTACCGCGCCGCCCTGGCCGCCGCGGAGGTTGACCCCACCACCATCGGGATGGTCGAGGCGCACGGGACGGGCACTCCGGTCGGCGACCCGATCGAGTTCGCCAGCCTGGCCGCCGTGTACGGCACCGACGCCCCCTGCGCGTTGGGGTCGGTGAAGACGAACTTCGGGCACCTGCAGTCCGCGGCCGGTGCGCTGGGGCTGATGAAGGCCGTGCTGGCGGTCCAGCACGGCGTGGTTCCCAAGAACCTGCACTTCAACGAGATGCCCGCGAACATCGCCGAGATATCGTCGAATCTCTTTGTGCCACAGGATGTTACGCCGTGGCCGAGTGAAGGCGCTCCCCGTCGGGCAGCGGTGTCCTCGTACGGCATGTCGGGCACCAACGTGCACGCCATCTTGGAAGAGGCACCGGCGCCGGCACCGGTGGACACGCAAGCGCAGGCACCCGTCGCGGACGGCGCCCTGATCTTCCCGCTCTCGGCCAGTTCCGAAGAGGCGCTGCGCAAGACGGCCGGGCGACTCGCCGACTGGGTCGACGCCCAGGGAGACGACCTGTCGATCAAGGACCTCGCCTACACGCTGGCCCGGCGCCGCGGGCACCGGGCGGTCCGGACCGCCGTGCTGGCCGAGACGCGCGACGAGCTCGCGGCGGCGTTGCGTGAGGTCGCCACCGGCGAGGTGCCGTACCCGCCCGCCGTCGGCCTGGACGATAAGGGTCCGGTGTGGGTGTTCTCCGGGCAGGGCTCGCAGTGGGCCGAGATGGGCAAGGATCTGCTGGCCCACGAGCCGGTGTTCGCGGCCAAAATCGCCGAGATCGAGCCGCTGATCGCCGCCGAGTCCGGCTTCTCGATCACCGAGGCGATGACCGCACCGGAGAAGGTGACCGGCATCGACCGGGTGCAGCCGACGCTGTTCGCCATGCAGGTCGCCCTGGCGGCCACCATGAAGGCTTACGGGGTCAGCCCCGGCGCGGTGATCGGCCACTCGCTGGGTGAGTCGGCCGCCGCCGTCGTCGCCGGCGCGTTGTCGCTGGAGGACGGCGTCAAGGTGATCTGCCGCCGGTCCAAGCTGATGACCCGCATCTCCGGCGCCGGCGCCATGGCTTCGGTGGAACTGCCTGCGCAGCAAGTACTTTCGGAGCTGATGGCCAACGGCATCACCGACACCGTGGTGGCCGTGGTGGCCTCCCCGCAGTCCACCGTGATCGGCGGCGCCACCCAGACGGTGCGCGACCTGGTCGCGGCGTGGGAAGAGCGCGACGTGATGGCGCGTGAGGTGGCCGTCGACGTGGCCTCGCACTCCCCGCAGGTCGACCCCATCCTCGACGACCTGACCGAGGCATTGGCCGACATCACGCCGCTGGAACCCGAGGTGCCCTACTACTCGGCCACCTCGTTCGACCCGCGCGAGGAGCCGTACTGCGACGCCTACTACTGGGCGGACAACCTGCGGCACACGGTGCGTTTCGCCGCCGCGGTACACGCGGCCCTCGAGGACGGTTTCCGCGTCTTCACCGAGCTGGCGCCGCACCCGCTGCTCACCCACGCGGTCGATCAGACCGCCCGCAACATCGAGATGGCGGCCACCGCGCTGGCCGCCATGCGTCGCGAACAGCCGCTGCCGCACGGGCTGCGCGGGCTGGTGGGTGACCTGTACTCCGCCGGCGCCGCAGTGGATTTCGCGGTGCTCTACCCCGAGGGCAACCTGGTCGACGCCACACTGCCGGCCTGGAATCACCGCCGCCTGATGCTGCTGGAAAGCACCGACCGCCTCGCGCACACCCACGCCGTCGCCGTGCACCCGTTGCTGGGCTCGCACGTGCGGCTGCCCGAGGAGCCGGAGCGCCACGTCTGGCAGAGCGACATCGGCACCGGAGCACTGCCCTGGCTGGCCGATCACCAGGTGCGCGGAGCGGCGGCGCTGCCCGGTGCCGCGTACTGCGAGATGGCGCTGACCGCGGCCCGCACCGTGCTGGGTGAGGCTGCCGAGGTCCGCGACGTCAGGTTCGAGCAGTTGCTGCTGCTCGACGAGGAGACGCCGATCGGCGCCGCCGCGACCGTGGAATCCCCCGGGACGGCCGAGTTCACGGTGGAGACCTCGCAGGCCGGGGAACGCTCGCGGCGGGCGTCGGCGGTGTTGCACGCGCTGTCGGAGGCCGAACTCGAAGCCGACCAGCCGGCGGCCTACGACATCGAAGCCCTGCTGGCCCGGCTGCCGAACCCGATTGACGGCGACGACCTGCGGCTGGAAGCCGACCTGCGCGGCATCCAATTCGGGCCCGCGTTCTGCGGGCTGGCCACAGCGCACACCTCGGAGGCCGAACCCGTGCTGCTGGCCGAGGTCGGGCTGCCCAGTTCGATCCGATCCCAGCAGGGCGATTACGCGATCCACCCGGCGCTGCTGGACGCGTGCTTCCAGTCGGTGGCCGCGCACCCCGGCGCGCGCAACGTCGCCAATGGCGGTCTGTTGCTGCCGCTCGGTGTAGACCGGATCCGGTCCTTCGGCCCGGCGCGCAACGCCCACTACTGCCACACCACCGTCACCAGTTCCGGCTCCGGCGCCAACGAACTGGTCGCCGACATCGACGTCCTCGACGACAACGGCACCGTGCTGGTGGCGGTGCGCGGGTTGCTGATGGGCACCGGGTTCTCCCAGGGCGACGAGCGCGACCGCCTGCTCAGCGACCGGCTGCTGGCCATCGAATGGCAGGGTCGTGAGCTGCCCGACGAGACCGTCACCGATCCCGGCAACTGGCTGCTGATCAGCACTTCCGAGGCCGCCGACATGATGGCCACCCAGCTCACCGACGCGCTGAAGATGCACGACGCACTAAGCACGACAATGTCCTGGCCGCTGCACGGCGACCACGAGGCCGAGGCGCAACGGTTGCGTGAACAGTTCAATTCCGCCGCCTTCTCGGGTGTGGTCGTGCTCACCGAACGGCAAAGCGGCACGGATGAGGAGTCGATCGTCCGCGGCGCCGACTACGTCAAGCTCGCGGTTCGCATCGCTCGGGAACTGCCGGAGATCGTCGGCCAGTCGCCCCGGCTCTACGTGATGACCCGCAACGCCCAGACGGTGCTGGCCGGGGACCGCCCGAACCTCGAGCAAGGCGGGCTGCGCGGGCTGCTGCGGGTGATCGGCGCCGAGCACCCGCACCTGAAGGTCAGCTACATCGACGTCGACGACACGACCGGCGCCGAGCAGGTAGCGCGCCAACTGCTGCTGGCCACCGACGAAGACGAGACCGCGTGGCGCGACGACCAGTGGTACACCGCACGCCTGTACCCCAGCCCGCTGCGGCCGGAGGAGCGCCACACCACCGTGGTCGAGCACCGCGAGCAGGGCATGCGGTTGCACGTCCGCACGCCGGGCGATCTGCAGACCTTGGAGTTCACCGCCTTCGACCGGGTGCCGCCGGGACCCAATGAGATCGAGGTTGCGGTCAGTGCGTCGAGCATCAACTTCGCCGACGTGCTGGCGGCGTACGGCCGCTGCCCGACCTTCGACGGCAAGCAGCCACCGCTCGGCCTGGATTTCGCCGGCGTGGTGACCGCGGTCGGACCCGATGTCACCGACCACAAAGTCGGCGACCACGTGGGCGGTTTGTCCCCGGACGGGTGCTGGTCCACTTTCGTCACGTGTGACGCAGGTTTGGCGACGACGCTGCCGGCTGGACTGACCGACGCGCAGGCCGCCGCGGTCACCACCGCGTCGGCCACCGCCTGGTACGGCTTGGTGGAGCTGGCCCGGATCAGGGCCGGCGACAAGGTGCTGATTCACTCCGGGACGGGTGGGGTGGGCCAGGCGGCCATTGCGATCGCGCGGTCGGTGGACGCCGAGATCTACGCCACCGCCGGTAGCGAGAAGCGCCGGCAGATCCTGCGCGACATGGGCATCGAGCATGTCTACGACTCGCGCAGCACGGAGTTCGCCGACCAGATCCGCCGCGACACCGACGGCTACGGCGTGGACATCGTGCTCAACTCGGTGACCGGCGCCGCCCAGCTGGCCGGGATCAAGCTGCTCGCCATGGGCGGACGGTTCGTGGAGATCGGCAAGCTGGACATCTACCAGGACACCAAGGTGGGTCTGTTCCCATTCCGGCAGAACCTCGCGTTCTTCGGCGTGGACCTGGCGTTGATGTCGCGGACGCACCCGGCGCAGGTCCGTGGCCTGCTGAACACGGTGTACGAGCAGACCGCCAAGGGTGTGCTGCCGGTACCGGAAGCCACTCACTACCCGCTCGCCGAGGCAGCCACCGCGATCCGCGTGATGGGTGCGGCCGAGCACACCGGCAAGTTGATCCTCGACGTCCCGCAGTCGGGTCGCAGCAGCGTCATCCTGCCGCCGGAGCAGGCCCAGGCATTCCGCGGCGATGGCTCTTACATCATCACCGGTGGTCTGGGCGGTCTCGGTTTGTTCCTCGCCGAGAAGATGGCCAGCGCCGGTGCGGGCCGGATCGTATTGAGCTCGCGTTCGCAGCCCAACCGCAAAGCCCTGGAAACCATCGAGCTGATCCGCTCGATGGGAGCCGACGTGGTGGTGGAGTGCGGCGACATCGCCGCGGCCGGCACCGCGCAGCGGCTGGTCAGCGCCGCAACCGCCACCGGGCTGCCGTTGCGCGGGGTGCTGCACGGGGCCGCGGTGGTCGAGGACGCCACCTTGCCCAACATCACCGACGAGCTCATCGAGCGGGACTGGGCGCCCAAGGTGCACGGTCTCTGGCATCTGCACGAGGCGACCAAGGACACCGACCTGGATTGGTTCTGCTCGTTCTCCTCGGCGGCGGCCATGGCCGGCTCGCCCGGTCAGGGCGCGTATGCCGCGGCCAACAGCTGGATGGACGCCTTCACCTTGTGGCGGCGCGCCGAAGGACTGCCGGCCACGTCGATCGCCTGGGGCGCCTGGGCGGAGATCGGGCGGGGCACGGACTTCGCCGAAAATTCCGGCGATGCAATCGAACCCGAGGAAGGCGCCTACGCGTTCGAGGCACTGCTGCGGCACAACCGGGCCTACACCGGCTACGCGCCGGTGATCGGTTCGGCCTGGCTGACCGCGTTCGCCCAGCGCAGTCCGTTCGCCGAGGCATTCAAATCCGCCGGCAAGGGCCGCTCGGGAGGCAGCAAGTTCCTCGCCGAGCTCGCCGACCTGGAACAGGACGAATGGCCGACGCGGTTGCGCCGGATGATCTCCGAACAGGTCGGCCTGCTGTTGCGGCGCGCCGTCGACGTGGACCGTCCGCTTTCCGAGTTCGGTCTGGATTCGCTGGGGAACCTGGAACTGCGCACTCATATCGAATCGGAGCTCAAGATCCGCGTCACGACAACCGACATCACGACCATCCGAGGCTTGGCCGATCACCTTTACAACCAATTGACATCAAAAGGCGACGCAGCAACACACCTATGA